In Hydrogenoanaerobacterium saccharovorans, a single window of DNA contains:
- a CDS encoding glycosyl hydrolase family 95 catalytic domain-containing protein — translation MSQLKKAHKVMSVVLSLVLLFGSTSQSYAQSATPNIRIYKASQEPITKFISTTNNNGSWRDGLVTGNGENAVIASCNPTYDILIFQNTKFNMSKNDLRDTPLMAPALDKMRQEIMNGSGWKAYTTAEDEIEHNLGWLSWQIQYDYSFHPGHQLRMNIPANGSVTNYKRWTDYATAEIGVEYSDSNGDWLRKTFASREDNVIITYITPPTGKSTFDMTLSIDAISSMAKESGSYPNLQYKIIVPQSADYIAQVAHYPTFNNAAELNKGGYAGVTSIFTDGVKKKVTTENSDSKNVGENAKVAVTGASRIVLITKSDRDVQMGELGSFRAMSDYPLLNRLSTDTQNVYTKYSVNNVFDYDSALQAHTAKHTPLFTSVKLDLNGDSIDREMTNEQLLAKQRANKSSLNKALLERIFSAGRYAQICSSGYSTSRLGGIWTGAWNPMWQGDFTTDANVNLQISGVNTGHMKDAAEGYINFILRIADDWEYNAKRIYGIENALMAPPRTDGENGYIYHFNRGYPFNVWNAGASWLLLPIFEYWQCYGNQNIPIPAGLDLNNQSLKSVLDLSNDDVSRIGNDGFLDLETDILLPLLTKQANFWKGFVNPNFYEDAARNAKMDKNHNQLASGEKYLLLPGYSPENSTKGSPVAANVTMDIAAARDGFDMVIAMERAVNGENSPAIAQWQELKENMPAYKYDETGALREWSSDMFAENNNHRHVSHLYPVWPGYEGQNNMELRQGAIKAIENRNKYNTGDNKASHGWMHKALVAARLKDAKQVITCLSPGITGKIYYPSLMTSHDTDGGSAYCTDTAITTPSIINEALVFSQTGEIEILPALPADWAQGAVKGILARTQAEVVNLEWNTARKAASVTVKSNKAQTITLKCGIAWTQADITGIPQNRVVKTNDKKILLTLQQGETATILFTEEPLAVNNSYAIIDSGKFVSVAAASTHEGAGVEMQDVIIPNKALWMETVVNLDQAAIDNKANNNLQYGNPVPGTYYGYTNTVTGKNIDINDKRFTTNYGKIATWGGPINVNEPSRYFHLADAGNSYVSIQTCFLRWTGIWDKYTQKVFTLDSNGNVGHCSSDTNDDTQKWTKVVVGDKVAFLNKGNGKYLKPGNNEADALTTTLVNEDTITIQKHQVWSLQGDSVNQCRIVNFNSGKALAAQGNELVQKAQGDIWSIVSVANGFKVIAPDGRGIKNNDGILVLTNSSEATEFAFKKVDPLSAAKQAILNPQPEVKPNIEDKEKQPINQPDFLDSGMV, via the coding sequence ATGAGTCAATTGAAAAAGGCACACAAAGTTATGTCGGTTGTCCTGTCCCTTGTACTTCTATTTGGTTCCACATCGCAATCTTATGCACAGTCGGCAACCCCGAACATCCGCATTTACAAAGCCTCGCAAGAACCCATTACAAAATTTATTTCCACTACAAACAACAATGGCTCCTGGCGTGATGGATTGGTCACCGGCAACGGCGAAAATGCCGTAATAGCCTCCTGCAACCCCACCTACGATATTCTGATTTTTCAAAACACAAAATTCAACATGTCCAAAAACGATTTGAGAGACACCCCCTTAATGGCACCCGCTCTGGATAAAATGAGGCAAGAAATTATGAACGGGAGCGGTTGGAAAGCATACACCACAGCCGAAGATGAAATTGAGCACAACCTTGGCTGGCTGTCTTGGCAGATTCAGTACGATTATTCGTTCCATCCGGGGCACCAGCTGAGAATGAACATCCCCGCCAACGGCTCGGTTACCAATTACAAACGATGGACCGATTATGCCACTGCCGAAATAGGCGTAGAGTACAGCGATAGCAACGGAGACTGGCTTAGAAAAACGTTTGCTTCGCGAGAAGACAATGTAATTATCACGTACATTACCCCGCCTACGGGAAAAAGTACGTTTGATATGACACTCAGCATCGATGCCATATCAAGCATGGCAAAAGAAAGCGGCAGCTACCCTAATTTGCAATATAAAATCATCGTGCCGCAAAGCGCAGATTACATTGCACAGGTAGCGCATTACCCTACCTTTAACAATGCCGCTGAGCTGAACAAAGGCGGTTATGCCGGTGTTACAAGCATTTTTACCGATGGTGTAAAGAAAAAGGTAACCACAGAAAACAGCGACTCTAAAAATGTAGGCGAAAATGCTAAGGTTGCAGTAACCGGAGCATCCAGAATTGTTCTGATTACAAAGTCAGACAGAGACGTTCAAATGGGTGAGCTCGGCTCATTTAGGGCAATGTCCGATTACCCGTTACTAAACAGGTTGTCAACCGATACACAAAACGTTTACACCAAGTATAGCGTTAACAACGTGTTTGATTATGACAGCGCGTTGCAAGCACATACAGCCAAACATACTCCGCTTTTTACAAGCGTAAAGCTCGACCTGAACGGGGATAGCATCGACCGTGAAATGACGAATGAACAGCTGTTGGCAAAACAGCGTGCTAATAAAAGTTCGCTGAACAAAGCTTTGCTTGAAAGAATTTTTTCTGCGGGCAGGTACGCCCAAATTTGTTCTTCGGGGTACAGTACATCACGCCTCGGCGGAATATGGACAGGCGCATGGAACCCCATGTGGCAGGGCGATTTTACCACAGACGCAAACGTTAACCTACAAATATCGGGTGTAAATACAGGCCATATGAAAGACGCCGCAGAAGGTTATATCAATTTTATTCTCCGTATTGCCGATGATTGGGAATACAATGCAAAACGGATTTACGGAATTGAAAATGCCTTAATGGCACCCCCCAGAACAGACGGAGAAAACGGCTATATCTATCATTTTAACAGGGGCTATCCGTTTAATGTGTGGAATGCGGGCGCAAGCTGGCTCCTTCTGCCGATATTTGAGTATTGGCAGTGCTACGGCAACCAAAATATTCCCATCCCCGCAGGGTTAGACCTCAACAACCAATCGTTAAAATCGGTTCTTGACTTATCAAATGACGATGTAAGCAGAATCGGCAATGACGGCTTTTTGGATTTGGAAACAGATATCCTTTTGCCCCTGCTGACAAAGCAAGCTAATTTTTGGAAAGGCTTTGTAAACCCCAATTTTTATGAAGATGCCGCCAGAAATGCTAAAATGGATAAAAACCACAACCAACTGGCATCGGGCGAGAAATATCTGCTGCTGCCCGGCTATTCACCTGAAAACAGTACCAAAGGTTCGCCCGTTGCCGCCAATGTGACGATGGATATTGCCGCTGCACGAGACGGGTTTGACATGGTAATTGCCATGGAGCGTGCCGTAAACGGCGAAAACAGCCCGGCTATTGCACAGTGGCAAGAACTGAAAGAGAATATGCCCGCGTATAAATACGATGAAACCGGCGCGTTGCGCGAATGGTCTTCCGATATGTTTGCAGAAAATAACAATCACAGGCATGTCAGCCACCTTTACCCCGTTTGGCCGGGGTACGAAGGGCAAAATAATATGGAGCTTCGCCAAGGTGCAATCAAAGCAATCGAAAACAGGAACAAATACAATACAGGTGACAATAAGGCAAGCCACGGCTGGATGCATAAGGCACTGGTTGCCGCAAGATTAAAGGATGCCAAACAGGTAATCACTTGCCTTAGCCCCGGCATTACAGGCAAGATTTATTATCCATCGCTGATGACCTCACACGATACCGATGGCGGTTCGGCATATTGTACCGATACTGCCATTACCACACCAAGCATCATCAACGAAGCACTGGTATTTTCTCAAACAGGAGAAATTGAAATTTTACCTGCATTGCCCGCAGACTGGGCACAAGGCGCGGTCAAAGGGATACTGGCGAGAACACAGGCAGAAGTGGTAAACCTCGAATGGAACACTGCAAGAAAGGCTGCATCTGTTACCGTTAAATCGAATAAAGCGCAGACAATCACATTAAAATGCGGTATTGCGTGGACACAAGCAGATATCACTGGCATCCCCCAAAACCGCGTGGTAAAAACAAACGATAAAAAAATACTTCTCACCTTACAGCAAGGCGAAACTGCAACTATCCTCTTTACCGAAGAACCGCTTGCCGTCAATAACAGTTACGCCATCATTGATAGCGGCAAGTTTGTTTCGGTAGCCGCTGCCTCCACACACGAGGGCGCTGGTGTTGAAATGCAGGATGTCATCATCCCCAACAAAGCATTGTGGATGGAAACGGTTGTCAACCTGGATCAAGCAGCAATCGATAATAAAGCAAACAATAATTTGCAGTACGGTAACCCTGTACCGGGTACATACTATGGATACACCAACACAGTAACCGGTAAAAATATTGATATCAACGACAAACGGTTTACAACCAATTACGGTAAAATAGCAACATGGGGCGGGCCTATCAACGTTAACGAGCCAAGCCGATATTTTCATCTTGCAGATGCGGGGAATAGCTATGTATCTATTCAAACCTGCTTTTTAAGATGGACGGGAATTTGGGATAAGTACACACAAAAAGTATTTACTTTAGATTCTAACGGGAATGTAGGCCATTGCTCGTCGGATACGAACGACGATACACAAAAATGGACAAAAGTGGTTGTAGGCGATAAAGTTGCATTTTTGAATAAAGGGAACGGAAAGTACTTAAAGCCCGGCAATAATGAAGCGGATGCCTTAACTACAACATTGGTGAACGAAGACACAATCACCATTCAAAAACATCAGGTATGGTCTTTGCAAGGCGATTCTGTTAACCAATGCAGAATTGTAAATTTCAACTCTGGCAAGGCGCTTGCAGCCCAGGGCAACGAGCTTGTACAAAAGGCACAGGGCGACATTTGGTCTATCGTTTCTGTTGCCAACGGGTTTAAAGTAATAGCTCCGGACGGCAGAGGGATAAAAAATAATGACGGTATTCTTGTTTTAACAAATTCCAGTGAAGCAACTGAATTTGCATTTAAAAAAGTAGACCCGTTATCCGCAGCGAAACAAGCAATTTTAAATCCTCAGCCTGAAGTTAAACCAAATATTGAAGACAAAGAAAAACAACCAATCAATCAGCCTGACTTTTTAGATTCCGGAATGGTGTAG
- a CDS encoding Spy0128 family protein, with amino-acid sequence MKQSRRYSLRLQALILSIAIALTFAFQALDVVAVSDENNELSNVLDSGAIDSGEVDFTAADPADLGSGYIDSGIVDLNRNQDQTANSDIVRDLTLHYMLKGSSEFLELLPPYQIKDGLKVEKYHAKYKFKLNDNIDTQTGEPQRTLKKGDYYLINLPEKLNIKNPKDGDILGNANEPIANYSFVKTENGTWQIKVTFTDYIDNPNEFDIFGEMEFDFELDLSAEEGGTTSTISIPIDNENNVEIEITIPEPQPNAPVSLTKTASSYNHLTRELVWNVKIMPETGVFSGCVFTDTIDRTYLDLASIKHGNITLTEGKDYTFDDATGKITYTIPDGRDGKDYQNITITTVAKRGIYGNTTATTVQNQANLSGGTSDVDIDSNTASHTITPDWLKKKGSLYQGNRIVWTITANSTRQLMYNAVITDLLQADVKLDKNLVYLGSQKVTIYDNAHTPADDKEIYGVLVANSDGTSQLKIYLPRGKENASDAVQTITLVTDIVLINDSPTEQNQVYSNSASLEANYVTDGDGEGSVETGDLSQIGVSVPNVFVDKSHNAILEEDKRNGTITWKISAASNHSSYGKSQIIDSLPKDQEYIADEIYWGEQKINSTTEPKAEISADGRTLTITFNNPNALRTQQNFTVKTKIKPEIYGDNLNRVFTNKVQCVLLDTGGNAIADREDTDIVWIQNSVISKTVGKYNGNTTKVGINPRVEFKIIVNKNLMPLSDVVITDDLNNIVTEFRKNGESQFTPVNGVKWTYVADTLKIVKSKGARDNLDLNAIANAATYQDNIITVNFGSGAAVNDEYTITFTAEIDILNTPIFKENGTIRCRGNIAEVTAVGLKPGTISTPPTGNTEEIKNEVLGKSGITLIKEQQVQWTINLNQRRVQMDSTKVVDVLPKGLTLDPTSIKLYKNVIDTDGNFITGNLVEAKGEEVTNFSYTYLPAEGEGMEGRYTLTVDLPDNKTDYILRFSTDFDDSLLGDNKKINNSAYFVGEVTVPSNTDTTTVTLSSTAGGGSTTKTSVTVNKRSKDNDQKIDGAVFELHWLPNGGMGTPVLVRTLAATNGSVIFRGLTRGEVYTVTEKSAPSGYLLDNAAPVTVYAPSDGTGDAEPLDFYNTPIKTGSWKPGAIKRLDGKGIIRPFDFEITDGINVVMTGTTKNKLSNGDYTVEFTLNDNAKAEDILKFTDDHIFENNDTEYLVTTKTFTMKEKPADLPGYGFDKTVHTLVVKVYNVKGREALKVVVEDDKGNVLSDNDGSFLPDRMPKFTNTYTANGEIQLSAEKKVLGHLLAAKQFSFELYEKTKDGETLVETVGNQAGRNMEHTTYIGNIAFSPIGFTQKDVGIKTYIIKEKHTSLAGYTYDPSVYTVTIEVTDQDNGKLSGNILSTKKSVNGVETDASNIQFTNTYIVAETDVILTAKKALSGRNLQNEQFSFILNQTTPDGAFIKQISTVKNIGENVSFPKLTFTQTDIGKSYYYQMSETNDSKAGYSYDNAVYSVRIDVNDREDGTLKIAQTITKGDGEIATEMIFNNAYKAAGSSLIKAVKTLSGKAIPKEQFSFALQQIDVTNGNALGERVIVKNDAEGNVIFPIILYTEADAGKSFYYTVRELNEGIGGYTYDPTVYTVCVSVTDNGDGTLNTQQAIVTPAGKTSIEFANAYKTFNTAASIEGTKVLNRRQLTEGQFHFVLNQVTEAGELVQKIQQVSNAQNGQIKFDDIVFTQADMGKTYYYQVSEVADQKDSDYQYDESVYLFIIDVIDNGDGTLSTNQTIKKGNIDVEKAIFTNTYILKSSHSKYTAKGSVSLSGTKVLQGAKLTDKMFQFVLTDENNQILQTAFNDVDGNVLFDKIYYNQNLTGRHIYSIREIQGDKAGITYDGTEYIVTVDVSDNGDGSLKIESSIVKMISGKKVDAGAIEFVNQYQTTMRLNNPETGDSSFVMLFAVAGLVSFSVLLLLTRKKVKRM; translated from the coding sequence ATGAAGCAATCAAGACGATATTCGTTGAGATTACAGGCACTTATTTTAAGCATTGCCATAGCACTGACTTTTGCTTTTCAAGCCCTTGATGTAGTTGCAGTATCCGATGAAAATAATGAATTATCAAACGTGTTGGATTCGGGAGCGATTGATTCAGGAGAAGTAGATTTCACTGCTGCTGACCCGGCGGACTTGGGCTCGGGCTATATTGATTCAGGTATTGTGGATTTGAACCGAAACCAAGACCAAACGGCAAACTCTGATATTGTTCGGGACTTAACTTTGCATTACATGCTCAAGGGCAGCTCAGAGTTTTTGGAACTTTTGCCCCCTTACCAAATTAAAGATGGGCTAAAAGTTGAAAAATATCATGCCAAGTACAAATTTAAGCTCAATGATAATATCGATACTCAAACGGGAGAACCGCAAAGAACCCTAAAAAAGGGAGATTATTATCTTATAAATTTGCCTGAAAAACTGAACATCAAGAACCCAAAAGACGGAGATATTTTAGGCAACGCGAACGAACCGATTGCGAATTACAGCTTTGTAAAAACCGAAAACGGTACGTGGCAAATAAAAGTGACTTTTACCGATTATATCGATAACCCCAATGAGTTTGATATATTTGGTGAAATGGAATTTGATTTTGAACTTGATTTAAGTGCTGAAGAGGGAGGAACAACTTCAACAATCTCTATCCCAATTGATAATGAGAATAACGTGGAAATTGAAATAACCATACCCGAGCCCCAACCAAACGCACCTGTTTCCCTTACCAAAACAGCATCAAGCTACAATCACCTAACAAGAGAGCTTGTATGGAATGTAAAAATAATGCCAGAAACGGGTGTGTTCAGCGGGTGTGTGTTTACAGACACAATCGACAGAACTTACCTTGACCTAGCATCAATCAAGCACGGTAACATCACCCTTACTGAGGGCAAAGATTATACCTTTGACGATGCAACGGGTAAAATTACATATACGATTCCCGACGGACGTGACGGCAAAGATTATCAGAATATCACCATTACCACGGTTGCCAAAAGAGGCATCTATGGTAATACGACAGCTACTACAGTGCAAAATCAGGCAAACTTATCCGGCGGAACATCGGATGTTGACATTGATTCGAATACGGCATCCCATACAATTACCCCCGACTGGCTTAAAAAGAAAGGTTCATTATATCAAGGCAACAGAATAGTGTGGACGATAACTGCCAACAGTACGCGGCAGCTTATGTACAACGCCGTTATTACGGACTTGCTGCAGGCAGATGTTAAGCTGGATAAAAATTTAGTCTACCTAGGGAGCCAAAAAGTAACGATTTATGATAATGCCCATACACCTGCCGATGACAAAGAAATATATGGGGTGTTGGTTGCAAACAGTGACGGCACATCTCAGCTTAAAATTTACTTGCCGAGAGGGAAAGAAAACGCCTCTGATGCGGTACAAACCATTACACTTGTAACCGATATTGTTTTAATCAATGATTCACCTACGGAGCAGAACCAGGTTTACAGCAACTCCGCCAGCCTGGAAGCCAACTATGTAACCGATGGTGACGGTGAGGGCAGCGTGGAGACCGGTGATTTAAGCCAAATTGGCGTGTCTGTTCCCAATGTTTTTGTTGACAAAAGTCATAATGCGATTTTGGAAGAAGATAAACGAAATGGCACGATTACTTGGAAAATTTCTGCGGCGAGCAATCATTCTAGTTACGGCAAATCTCAAATAATAGATAGTTTGCCTAAAGACCAAGAATATATAGCGGATGAAATTTACTGGGGTGAGCAGAAGATTAACAGCACAACTGAGCCGAAGGCAGAAATAAGCGCGGATGGCAGGACATTAACCATTACTTTTAACAACCCCAATGCATTGCGTACACAGCAGAATTTTACGGTTAAAACCAAGATAAAACCCGAAATTTACGGCGATAACCTCAACCGCGTTTTTACAAACAAGGTGCAATGCGTTTTACTGGATACTGGGGGGAATGCAATTGCAGACAGAGAAGATACAGATATTGTTTGGATTCAAAACAGTGTTATATCAAAAACAGTGGGTAAATACAACGGCAACACCACCAAGGTTGGTATAAACCCTCGAGTAGAATTTAAAATTATCGTTAATAAAAATTTAATGCCCTTAAGTGATGTTGTAATAACCGATGATTTAAACAACATTGTTACGGAGTTTCGAAAAAACGGCGAATCCCAATTTACACCCGTTAACGGAGTAAAATGGACTTATGTGGCGGATACACTCAAAATTGTTAAAAGTAAAGGCGCGCGGGATAACCTTGATTTGAATGCCATTGCAAATGCCGCAACCTATCAAGACAACATTATTACCGTCAATTTCGGCAGTGGTGCAGCGGTGAACGATGAGTACACCATTACGTTCACAGCAGAAATAGATATTTTGAATACCCCCATCTTTAAAGAGAACGGTACGATTCGTTGCAGAGGCAACATTGCTGAAGTTACAGCAGTAGGGTTAAAGCCGGGCACGATTTCTACTCCGCCTACCGGTAACACCGAAGAAATCAAAAACGAAGTGCTTGGTAAATCCGGTATTACTTTGATTAAAGAACAACAAGTGCAATGGACAATCAACTTGAATCAACGGCGAGTTCAGATGGACAGCACAAAAGTGGTAGATGTTCTGCCCAAAGGGCTTACTCTGGACCCAACCTCCATTAAGCTATACAAGAACGTCATAGATACCGACGGTAATTTTATTACAGGCAATCTTGTAGAAGCAAAAGGGGAAGAGGTTACAAATTTTAGTTATACGTATTTGCCTGCAGAAGGTGAGGGGATGGAAGGCAGATACACGCTTACGGTAGATTTGCCTGACAACAAAACCGATTATATTCTGCGTTTTTCAACGGATTTTGATGACAGCCTTTTGGGTGATAATAAAAAAATTAACAACAGCGCTTATTTTGTAGGCGAAGTGACGGTGCCAAGTAATACCGATACAACTACAGTGACACTGTCCAGTACGGCGGGGGGCGGTTCAACAACCAAAACCTCGGTTACCGTTAATAAGCGCAGTAAAGATAACGACCAAAAAATAGATGGTGCTGTATTTGAACTGCACTGGCTGCCCAACGGGGGGATGGGTACGCCCGTATTGGTTCGTACGCTTGCCGCAACCAACGGTTCGGTTATATTCCGCGGGCTTACAAGGGGAGAAGTGTACACGGTGACCGAAAAGAGCGCTCCGAGCGGGTATTTACTCGATAACGCAGCCCCTGTTACAGTTTATGCACCATCCGATGGCACAGGGGATGCAGAGCCACTGGATTTTTACAATACACCTATCAAAACAGGCAGTTGGAAACCCGGAGCAATTAAAAGGCTGGATGGTAAAGGGATTATCCGCCCGTTCGATTTTGAAATTACGGACGGAATTAATGTAGTGATGACAGGTACCACAAAAAACAAATTATCCAACGGTGATTACACAGTTGAATTCACGTTGAACGACAATGCAAAAGCCGAGGATATTTTGAAGTTTACAGATGATCACATATTCGAAAATAATGATACGGAATACTTAGTAACCACCAAGACTTTTACTATGAAAGAAAAGCCTGCCGATCTCCCCGGATATGGCTTTGACAAAACCGTTCATACCTTAGTGGTGAAAGTATACAATGTCAAAGGGCGTGAAGCTTTAAAAGTTGTGGTTGAAGATGATAAGGGCAATGTGCTATCCGATAACGACGGCAGCTTTTTACCCGATAGAATGCCGAAATTTACAAACACCTACACAGCAAACGGAGAAATTCAGCTAAGTGCCGAAAAAAAGGTATTGGGGCATTTGCTTGCTGCAAAACAGTTCAGCTTTGAACTGTATGAAAAAACGAAAGACGGCGAAACCCTCGTTGAAACGGTGGGCAACCAAGCCGGACGCAATATGGAACACACAACTTATATAGGCAACATTGCGTTCAGTCCCATCGGGTTCACTCAAAAAGACGTCGGAATCAAAACATACATCATCAAAGAAAAACACACATCTCTTGCCGGATACACGTATGACCCATCGGTTTATACGGTAACGATTGAGGTGACCGACCAAGATAACGGCAAGCTTTCCGGCAATATCCTAAGCACTAAAAAGAGTGTAAACGGTGTAGAAACAGATGCATCCAACATCCAATTTACCAATACGTATATAGTTGCTGAAACGGATGTAATCCTCACAGCGAAAAAGGCTTTATCCGGGCGCAATCTGCAAAACGAGCAATTCTCTTTTATCCTCAATCAAACTACTCCCGATGGGGCTTTTATTAAGCAGATTAGCACGGTAAAAAACATTGGTGAGAATGTATCTTTCCCAAAGCTTACCTTTACACAAACTGATATTGGCAAAAGCTACTATTACCAAATGAGCGAGACAAACGACAGCAAAGCGGGGTACAGTTACGACAATGCGGTTTATAGTGTAAGAATTGATGTGAACGACCGGGAAGATGGTACGTTGAAAATTGCCCAAACCATTACCAAAGGCGACGGAGAAATAGCAACTGAGATGATTTTTAACAACGCATACAAAGCAGCAGGCTCAAGCCTTATTAAAGCTGTTAAAACATTGTCGGGCAAAGCCATCCCCAAAGAGCAATTTTCTTTTGCGTTGCAGCAAATTGATGTTACCAACGGCAATGCTTTGGGCGAACGAGTAATCGTAAAAAACGATGCAGAAGGTAATGTTATCTTCCCTATAATTTTATATACCGAAGCAGATGCAGGCAAAAGCTTTTATTATACCGTGCGTGAACTGAATGAGGGGATAGGGGGATACACTTACGATCCGACGGTATATACTGTTTGTGTGTCGGTTACAGATAATGGAGACGGAACGCTGAATACGCAGCAGGCCATTGTTACACCAGCGGGTAAAACGAGCATAGAGTTTGCCAATGCGTATAAAACATTCAATACCGCTGCGAGTATAGAGGGAACAAAAGTATTAAACCGTCGCCAACTTACCGAAGGGCAGTTCCATTTTGTTTTAAATCAGGTTACCGAAGCGGGCGAGCTTGTTCAAAAAATCCAGCAGGTGAGCAATGCTCAGAACGGTCAAATCAAATTTGATGATATCGTATTCACTCAGGCGGATATGGGAAAAACCTATTATTATCAGGTATCGGAAGTGGCGGATCAGAAAGATTCCGATTATCAATATGATGAGTCAGTATACCTGTTTATCATTGATGTGATTGACAACGGAGATGGTACTCTCAGCACAAATCAAACCATTAAAAAAGGCAATATTGATGTAGAAAAAGCCATATTCACCAATACCTATATCCTAAAAAGCTCGCATTCGAAATATACGGCAAAAGGCTCGGTGAGTTTGAGTGGAACGAAAGTTTTGCAGGGGGCAAAACTGACTGACAAAATGTTTCAGTTTGTTTTAACGGATGAAAACAATCAGATTTTGCAGACAGCTTTCAACGATGTTGACGGTAATGTTTTATTTGATAAGATTTATTACAATCAAAACCTTACCGGCAGGCACATTTATTCCATTCGTGAGATACAAGGCGACAAAGCAGGTATCACCTACGACGGTACAGAATATATTGTTACGGTTGATGTTTCGGATAACGGTGACGGCAGTTTAAAAATCGAATCTTCTATAGTGAAGATGATTAGCGGCAAAAAAGTTGACGCAGGCGCGATTGAATTCGTAAATCAATATCAAACAACAATGCGCTTAAATAACCCTGAAACAGGCGATTCATCATTTGTAATGTTGTTTGCTGTTGCCGGATTGGTGTCTTTTTCTGTTTTGCTGCTTTTAACCCGCAAAAAGGTGAAGCGTATGTAG
- a CDS encoding ABC transporter substrate-binding protein, producing the protein MMKTTTRILSATLAGLMALSITACGSKASTDISSSNADSSQASGKVEGVTLTYVVSQNWVNKGSTVDDDLNKKFEEETGIKIDMQVIPDDQYVNVLKTKLSTGEVPDMFMVSGGVGAQKFMPEKYFADLSNEAWVSRYAEYAKQGTTIGGKIMGLMRWNVDGWGILYNKAMYDEMGIKVPTTTEEFATACDALLAKGITPVYETGKDTWHWGIWLSSYGPYAASKNPNLYEKLNANEMKFADVKEFEAFLNEFKSIYDKGYLGQNSLANPWDAAYGQLGEGKAAGFLGYQSYQNEVAEKYPDSKAETWEMYPLPIAGNNMYSHSAGGNMTVAYKDSKNLEYVKQFFDFLTKAENLKTYYEGRPDLQSNPSFTDVPGNPTAAGNAMMKNATGGEGMEMEYGVLYWDNTQVGVYMQEMLLGNKTAKQVLESIDADRQKMFDAQS; encoded by the coding sequence ATGATGAAAACCACAACACGCATTTTGAGTGCCACGCTGGCTGGGTTAATGGCACTCAGCATAACTGCCTGCGGTTCAAAGGCATCCACAGACATTTCGTCATCCAATGCCGATTCGTCACAGGCATCCGGCAAGGTAGAAGGGGTTACGCTTACTTATGTCGTATCTCAAAACTGGGTCAATAAAGGCAGCACAGTCGATGACGACCTAAACAAAAAATTTGAAGAAGAAACCGGCATCAAAATTGATATGCAGGTAATTCCGGATGACCAGTACGTCAACGTGCTGAAAACAAAACTTTCTACCGGTGAAGTGCCCGATATGTTCATGGTGTCCGGCGGCGTAGGTGCACAGAAATTTATGCCTGAAAAATATTTTGCAGACCTTTCGAATGAAGCGTGGGTTTCTCGTTATGCTGAATACGCAAAACAAGGTACCACCATTGGCGGAAAAATCATGGGCTTGATGCGCTGGAACGTAGACGGCTGGGGCATTTTGTACAACAAAGCCATGTACGATGAAATGGGCATTAAAGTTCCCACAACGACCGAAGAATTTGCCACAGCTTGCGACGCGTTGCTTGCCAAAGGCATCACACCGGTATACGAAACCGGCAAGGACACATGGCACTGGGGCATTTGGCTGTCCAGCTACGGCCCTTATGCAGCCAGCAAAAACCCGAATCTTTATGAAAAACTGAACGCAAACGAAATGAAATTTGCCGATGTTAAAGAATTCGAAGCATTCCTCAACGAGTTCAAATCCATTTACGACAAAGGTTACCTTGGTCAAAACAGCCTTGCCAATCCCTGGGATGCCGCTTATGGACAACTGGGCGAAGGCAAAGCGGCAGGTTTCCTTGGCTATCAGTCCTATCAGAACGAAGTTGCTGAGAAATATCCCGACAGCAAAGCGGAAACATGGGAGATGTATCCCCTGCCCATCGCAGGTAACAACATGTATTCTCACAGTGCCGGCGGCAACATGACCGTTGCGTATAAAGATTCTAAAAACCTCGAATATGTAAAACAGTTCTTCGATTTCCTTACAAAAGCTGAAAACCTGAAAACATATTACGAAGGCCGCCCCGACCTGCAATCCAACCCATCCTTTACAGATGTACCGGGCAATCCAACTGCTGCAGGCAATGCCATGATGAAAAATGCAACCGGTGGCGAGGGCATGGAAATGGAATACGGTGTGCTGTACTGGGACAATACACAGGTAGGTGTTTACATGCAAGAAATGCTGCTTGGCAACAAAACTGCAAAACAAGTGCTCGAATCCATTGACGCGGACCGTCAGAAAATGTTTGACGCACAAAGCTAA